A genomic stretch from Solanum stenotomum isolate F172 chromosome 8, ASM1918654v1, whole genome shotgun sequence includes:
- the LOC125874062 gene encoding 3-isopropylmalate dehydratase small subunit 1-like has protein sequence MAASTALSSSITTFKSSSFQPRASSINPLPSVKFQSISSNNPLISHSVPASKNSTVAPLRSAAASTTPETTKTATTFHGLCYVLGDNIDTDQIIPAEYLTLVPSNPDEYKKLGSYALCGLPSSYQTRFIEPGEFTSKYSIVIGGDNFGCGSSREHAPVALGAAGVLAVVAESYARIFFRNSVSTGEVYPLESEKRICEECKTGDVLTVEIGESRLINHTSGKEYKLKPIGDAGPVIEAGGIFAYARKAGMISAREA, from the coding sequence ATGGCGGCTTCAACAGCTCTTTCCAGTTCCATCACCACCTTCAAATCCAGTTCGTTCCAACCACGCGCCTCCTCTATTAACCCTCTCCCCTCCGTCAAATTCCAATCAATCTCCTCCAATAATCCATTAATCTCCCATTCCGTCCCAGCTTCGAAAAACTCCACTGTCGCACCTCTCCGTTCCGCCGCCGCCTCTACTACACCGGAAACCACAAAGACCGCCACCACATTTCACGGCCTCTGCTACGTCCTCGGAGACAATATCGACACTGACCAAATCATTCCAGCAGAATACCTAACCCTTGTACCTTCAAATCCAGATGAGTACAAGAAACTCGGGTCGTACGCTCTATGTGGACTTCCCTCATCGTACCAAACCCGTTTCATCGAACCGGGTGAATTCACGTCAAAGTACTCCATCGTCATAGGTGGCGACAACTTTGGGTGCGGGTCATCTCGTGAGCACGCACCGGTTGCTTTAGGTGCAGCTGGTGTATTGGCAGTGGTGGCGGAGTCGTATGCGAGGATCTTTTTCAGGAATTCAGTTTCGACTGGTGAAGTTTATCCGCTTGAATCGGAAAAGAGGATTTGTGAGGAGTGTAAGACTGGTGATGTGCTGACTGTTGAAATTGGGGAGAGTAGATTGATTAATCATACATCTGGGAAAGAGTATAAATTGAAGCCTATTGGTGATGCTGGTCCTGTCATTGAAGCTGGTGGCATTTTCGCTTATGCAAGAAAGGCTGGAATGATTTCTGCACGAGAAGCTTAG
- the LOC125874196 gene encoding serine/threonine-protein kinase ZRK3-like isoform X2: MQFFRGLTRKKQSSSSASAERRKNEQDYYLKNGSSVLEEFLALCDGNCRIPIRYFTATEIENAIKHSESKMELSDVYMVTGSLNNRPVLVRFNRSCQLNIYRDIAITAQMSHLKNVLRLVGCCLEFEEPVMVYEYVEGKLEMKSEDGVLGTLGYIAPENGSYDIITQKIDVYSFGVLLFELLTGKKMVEMVDSAISKEPIDCEEVNKSSIEERNAMDTTFENLHPNIVDRYIRENSVIDIVDPTIFEEHGIEIQQQLEDYIDLVKRCTTYNGENRPYMIHVARELRRIEKCFRALTIGQN; this comes from the exons ATGCAGTTCTTCAGGGGACTCACAAGGAAGAAACAATCATCATCCTCTGCCTCTGCAGAAAGGCGGAAGAATGAACAggattattatttaaaaaatggaagTTCCGTGCTAGAGGAGTTCCTTGCTTTATGCGACGGAAATTGCAGAATTCCCATCCGGTACTTCACTGCCACTGAGATCGAGAATGCAATTAAGCACTCTGAAAGCAAAATGGAGCTTTCCGATGTGTACATGGTTACGGGCTCGCTGAACAACCGCCCCGTTTTAGTTAGGTTCAATAGATCATGTCAACTGAATATCTACCGAGATATAGCAATTACTGCTCAGATGAGTCATCTCAAGAATGTGCTGAGACTTGTTGGTTGCTGTCTAGAGTTTGAAGAACCAGTTATGGTGTATGAATATGTTGAAG GAAAATTGGAAATGAAATCAGAAGATGGTGTGCTCGGAACACTCGGGTATATAGCTCCTGAAAATGGCTCCTAtgatattattactcaaaaaattGACGTCTACAGCTTCGGGGTTCTTCTCTTTGAGCTATTAACTGGAAAAAAAATGGTTGAAATGGTGGATTCTGCAATTTCAAAAGAGCCAATAGATTGTGAAGAAGTCAACAAATCCAGTATTGAAGAGCGTAATGCTATGGATacaacttttgaaaatcttcaTCCCAACATTGTTGATCGCTATATTAGAGAGAACAGTGTAATAGATATAGTGGATCCTACCATTTTCGAAGAGCATGGAATcgaaattcaacaacaattggAAGACTACATAGATCTTGTTAAGAGATGCACAACTTACAACGGAGAAAACAGACCATACATGATTCACGTTGCAAGGGAATTACGCCGAATTGAGAAATGCTTCCGTGCCCTCACTATTGGTCAAAATTAA
- the LOC125874196 gene encoding serine/threonine-protein kinase ZRK4-like isoform X1, with product MQFFRGLTRKKQSSSSASAERRKNEQDYYLKNGSSVLEEFLALCDGNCRIPIRYFTATEIENAIKHSESKMELSDVYMVTGSLNNRPVLVRFNRSCQLNIYRDIAITAQMSHLKNVLRLVGCCLEFEEPVMVYEYVEGISLSDLLFKKGNSNRKSLLSWGNRLRIANEVASAIVFLHTEFTTPIIHRDIAPSKVIIDQNNGVAKILDFSLSISLPPGKLEMKSEDGVLGTLGYIAPENGSYDIITQKIDVYSFGVLLFELLTGKKMVEMVDSAISKEPIDCEEVNKSSIEERNAMDTTFENLHPNIVDRYIRENSVIDIVDPTIFEEHGIEIQQQLEDYIDLVKRCTTYNGENRPYMIHVARELRRIEKCFRALTIGQN from the coding sequence ATGCAGTTCTTCAGGGGACTCACAAGGAAGAAACAATCATCATCCTCTGCCTCTGCAGAAAGGCGGAAGAATGAACAggattattatttaaaaaatggaagTTCCGTGCTAGAGGAGTTCCTTGCTTTATGCGACGGAAATTGCAGAATTCCCATCCGGTACTTCACTGCCACTGAGATCGAGAATGCAATTAAGCACTCTGAAAGCAAAATGGAGCTTTCCGATGTGTACATGGTTACGGGCTCGCTGAACAACCGCCCCGTTTTAGTTAGGTTCAATAGATCATGTCAACTGAATATCTACCGAGATATAGCAATTACTGCTCAGATGAGTCATCTCAAGAATGTGCTGAGACTTGTTGGTTGCTGTCTAGAGTTTGAAGAACCAGTTATGGTGTATGAATATGTTGAAGGTATATCTCTTAGCGATCTACTTTTCAAAAAGGGTAATTCTAATAGAAAATCGTTATTATCTTGGGGAAATCGATTACGGATTGCCAATGAGGTTGCTTCTGCAATCGTTTTTCTACATACCGAATTTACTACGCCCATTATCCACAGAGATATAGCGCCATCTAAAGTGATAATAGATCAGAATAACGGCGTTGCCAAAATTTTGGACTTCTCACTCTCCATATCTTTGCCTCCAGGAAAATTGGAAATGAAATCAGAAGATGGTGTGCTCGGAACACTCGGGTATATAGCTCCTGAAAATGGCTCCTAtgatattattactcaaaaaattGACGTCTACAGCTTCGGGGTTCTTCTCTTTGAGCTATTAACTGGAAAAAAAATGGTTGAAATGGTGGATTCTGCAATTTCAAAAGAGCCAATAGATTGTGAAGAAGTCAACAAATCCAGTATTGAAGAGCGTAATGCTATGGATacaacttttgaaaatcttcaTCCCAACATTGTTGATCGCTATATTAGAGAGAACAGTGTAATAGATATAGTGGATCCTACCATTTTCGAAGAGCATGGAATcgaaattcaacaacaattggAAGACTACATAGATCTTGTTAAGAGATGCACAACTTACAACGGAGAAAACAGACCATACATGATTCACGTTGCAAGGGAATTACGCCGAATTGAGAAATGCTTCCGTGCCCTCACTATTGGTCAAAATTAA
- the LOC125874368 gene encoding serine/threonine-protein kinase ZRK4-like, with protein sequence MPFFRGLTKKKLFPSASAEKRKKEYDCYLQNGSCVLEEFLALCDGNCRIPIRYYTAIDIDRAIKHTKSKMELSNVYMVTGSLDNRLVLVRFNNCEFNNIHRDIAITAQMSHLKNVLRLVGCCLEFEEPVMVYEYVEGIPLSDLLFKKGNINRKSSLSWRNRLRISNKVASAIVFLHTEFTTPIIHRDLKPHNVIIDEKSGVAKIVDFSLSISLPPGELEVQDRVCGTIWYIAPEHIHQGIITQKTDVYNFGILLFQLLTGKEVCGSVVSDDDVMDRADSKNSKETTDFEEDNSMHRMDSAIPEDTIDFENLPPNLVDHYIKECNIMDIADPTIFEEHGIEIQQQLKDCLNLSRKCTADKGEDRPYMIHVARELCRIEKGFPPDQN encoded by the coding sequence ATGCCTTTCTTCAGGGGACTCacaaagaaaaaactttttCCCTCTGCCTCTGCTGAAAAGCGGAAGAAAGAGTATGATTGTTATTTACAGAATGGAAGTTGTGTGCTTGAGGAGTTTCTTGCTTTATGCGACGGAAATTGCAGAATTCCTATCCGTTACTATACTGCCATAGATATCGACAGGGCAATAAAACACACTAAAAGCAAAATGGAGCTTTCCAATGTGTATATGGTTACGGGCTCGTTAGACAACCGCCTCGTTTTAGTTAGGTTCAACAATTGTGAGTTCAACAATATCCACCGAGATATAGCGATTACTGCTCAAATGAGTCATCTCAAGAATGTGTTAAGACTTGTCGGTTGCTGTCTAGAATTTGAAGAGCCAGTTATGGTGTATGAATATGTTGAAGGAATACCTCTCAGCGATCTACTTTTCAAAAAGGGTAATATTAATAGAAAATCGTCACTATCTTGGAGAAATCGATTACGGATTTCCAATAAGGTTGCTTCTGCAATCGTTTTTTTGCATACCGAATTTACTACGCCCATTATCCACAGAGATTTGAAGCCTCACAATGTGATAATAGATGAGAAGAGCGGTGTTGCCAAAATAGTAGACTTCTCATTGTCCATATCACTGCCTCCGGGAGAATTGGAGGTACAAGATCGAGTGTGTGGAACAATCTGGTATATAGCTCCAGAACATATCCACCAGGgtattattactcaaaaaactGATGTCTACAACTTTGGGATTCTTCTCTTTCAGCTATTAACCGGAAAGGAAGTGTGCGGTAGCGTGGTATCCGATGATGATGTTATGGATAGAGCGGAttctaaaaattcaaaagaGACAACAGATTTCGAAGAAGATAACTCTATGCATAGGATGGATTCTGCAATTCCAGAAGACACAATAGATTTTGAAAATCTTCCACCCAACCTCGTCGATCACTATATTAAAGAGTGTAATATAATGGATATAGCGGATCCTACCATTTTCGAAGAGCATGGAattgagattcaacaacaattgAAAGACTGCTTGAATCTTTCTAGGAAATGCACAGCTGACAAGGGAGAAGATAGACCATACATGATTCATGTCGCAAGGGAATTGTGTCGTATTGAGAAGGGTTTCCCTCCTGATCAAAATTAA